In a genomic window of Prochlorococcus marinus subsp. marinus str. CCMP1375:
- a CDS encoding alpha-hydroxy acid oxidase, producing MGANVSSPAVVNISDLRLLAEKRLPRMVFDYIDSGADREQTLSQNCAAFNEIFFRPRCAVATPTCNLTTSVLDQEFQLPFMLAPVGSSRLFYPKGEVVAAREAGKAGTGYTLSTLSGCRLEDVKEATNSPAWYQLYLLGGRDVALKTIQRAKLAGFSAIVVTIDTPVSGLRERDLLNGTKELLSRNPIKMLPYLSQMVVKPCWMTQWLGDGGLMSFPNVELEDGPMGYTEIGPALEASVVTWEDLKWIREAWGGKIVVKGVHIGDDARKALALGVDAIVVSNHGARQLDSVAPTIRVLPEVVKAVNGKIDVLLDGGIRRGGDVIKALCLGAKGVLIGRAYAYGLAAAGGPGVARAIEIIKTDVLRTMKLLGCDSVKSLNNSFITIPESWK from the coding sequence ATGGGCGCTAATGTTTCATCACCGGCAGTTGTAAATATTAGCGATCTACGCTTATTGGCGGAGAAAAGGCTTCCTAGAATGGTTTTTGACTATATAGATAGTGGTGCTGATAGAGAGCAAACCTTATCTCAAAATTGCGCAGCATTTAATGAAATATTTTTTCGTCCAAGATGTGCTGTTGCAACACCAACTTGCAATTTAACTACTTCAGTTCTTGATCAAGAGTTTCAGCTTCCCTTTATGCTTGCGCCGGTAGGTAGCAGTCGTTTGTTTTACCCAAAAGGAGAAGTTGTAGCAGCTAGAGAAGCAGGGAAGGCAGGAACAGGTTATACACTATCCACTTTGTCTGGTTGCAGATTAGAAGATGTGAAGGAAGCAACTAACTCTCCTGCGTGGTATCAGTTGTATTTGCTTGGTGGCCGTGATGTCGCCTTGAAAACAATTCAGCGAGCGAAGTTGGCAGGCTTTTCCGCAATAGTTGTGACGATTGATACCCCTGTTTCAGGATTAAGAGAACGTGATTTGCTTAATGGGACTAAAGAGTTGCTTTCTAGAAATCCAATCAAAATGCTTCCTTATCTTTCTCAAATGGTTGTTAAACCCTGCTGGATGACTCAGTGGTTGGGGGATGGTGGCTTAATGAGCTTTCCAAATGTTGAACTTGAAGATGGGCCCATGGGCTATACCGAAATTGGCCCTGCCTTAGAGGCATCCGTTGTGACTTGGGAAGATCTCAAATGGATTAGAGAAGCTTGGGGTGGCAAGATTGTTGTTAAAGGTGTTCATATTGGAGATGATGCTCGTAAGGCCCTTGCTTTAGGCGTTGATGCAATTGTTGTATCTAATCATGGAGCACGCCAATTAGATAGCGTTGCTCCCACTATTCGTGTTTTACCTGAGGTTGTAAAAGCTGTAAATGGGAAAATAGATGTTTTGTTAGATGGAGGTATTAGACGTGGGGGCGATGTTATTAAAGCCTTATGTCTTGGAGCTAAGGGAGTGTTGATTGGTAGGGCATATGCTTATGGGTTAGCCGCTGCTGGCGGGCCAGGTGTTGCGAGGGCAATTGAAATTATTAAAACTGATGTTTTACGTACGATGAAATTATTAGGGTGCGATTCAGTAAAAAGTTTAAATAATTCTTTTATAACTATTCCTGAAAGTTGGAAATAG
- a CDS encoding galactose mutarotase: protein MSVQLTERNEPYSHWEYSDENNQCRLRIVPERGGLITEWLSNGREVLYFDLDRFQQTVKSVRGGMPILFPICGDLPRSILRLPQGEFSLNQHGFARDAIWEINLLNDHKGFSLTMNDSPQTIASYPYFFSLAIEVRPSKNTLEIKSIVHNRGEENMPFSFGIHPYFKVTDLTEVSIAGLPDICFNHLQKEESLTSKQIEKLSEGVDFLSNGKGPFYLKDLLTGTTIEMKYLYPFNNVVVWTDPPRNMVCLEPWTSPRNSLNSGEQTLFLNPREYKELICTFLVSQ, encoded by the coding sequence ATGTCTGTACAATTAACAGAAAGAAATGAGCCTTATTCTCATTGGGAATACTCTGATGAGAACAATCAATGCCGCTTAAGAATAGTCCCTGAAAGAGGAGGCTTGATCACAGAATGGCTTTCCAATGGAAGGGAAGTTTTATATTTTGATCTAGATCGTTTTCAACAAACAGTTAAGAGTGTAAGAGGAGGTATGCCCATTTTATTTCCTATTTGTGGGGATTTGCCTAGAAGTATTTTGCGGTTGCCTCAGGGTGAGTTTTCGCTTAATCAACATGGCTTTGCTAGAGATGCAATTTGGGAAATTAATTTGCTGAATGATCACAAAGGCTTTTCCTTGACCATGAATGATTCTCCACAAACCATTGCGTCATATCCATATTTTTTTTCACTTGCGATTGAGGTAAGGCCTTCTAAAAATACTTTGGAAATCAAGAGTATTGTTCATAACCGAGGTGAAGAGAATATGCCCTTTAGTTTTGGTATCCACCCTTATTTTAAAGTAACAGATTTGACAGAAGTATCGATAGCAGGATTGCCTGATATTTGTTTTAATCATCTGCAAAAAGAAGAATCTCTGACATCTAAACAAATAGAAAAACTATCAGAAGGAGTTGATTTTCTTAGCAATGGAAAAGGACCTTTTTACTTAAAAGATTTATTAACAGGGACAACTATAGAAATGAAATATCTTTACCCTTTTAATAATGTAGTTGTTTGGACTGATCCACCTAGAAATATGGTTTGCCTGGAACCCTGGACTAGTCCAAGAAACTCTTTAAATAGTGGTGAACAAACATTATTTCTTAATCCAAGAGAATATAAAGAATTGATTTGCACTTTTTTAGTTTCACAATAA
- the dld gene encoding D-lactate dehydrogenase — MNNTSQSDFNSKIISIAGRKNILLDKNKTLFYSTGIRVGGGVVAMVVFPNDLFQLWQVLEECIRHEKIIIMQAANTGLTGGSTPDGNNYDREIVIINCLHIKQLILINSASQVIALPGTTLYDLEEKLLPFRRGPHSVIGSSCIGASVIGGVCNNSGGNLVNRGPAYTELSLYARLNELGKLELVNHLGINLGKSPRSIFTNLQAINFNIQNVPDTESLASDKEYQFRVRDINASSPARFNSDSRRLFESSGCAGKIAVFAVRLDTFPLPEREKVFFVGTNNAEHLTHLREKILTNMNSLPDMGEYMHFSYFDGSAKYCKDTFLFLKYFGTKYLPKLLEAKRYIDQLTGQVTFLPENISDRLMQFIADILPNHLPIRLLSFRKKFNYYMLLLASNNSIEEMKLLLDIETEKSEDFEYIECTESEGKDALLHRYVAGAAPARYKILNPDLAGDLLPLDIAFPRNFKDWDQLLPQDILNEMSDSFEMAHFLCMVFHLDFVVKKGVDSKLLKEKILKFLDSINAKYPAEHNVGHLYKAEKSLEVFYRELDPTNTFNSGIGKMSKRKNYQ; from the coding sequence ATGAATAATACTTCTCAATCAGATTTTAATAGTAAAATAATTTCTATTGCTGGCAGAAAAAATATTTTACTTGATAAGAATAAAACCCTATTTTATAGCACTGGGATAAGAGTTGGAGGCGGAGTTGTTGCTATGGTTGTTTTCCCTAATGATTTATTTCAACTTTGGCAGGTTTTGGAAGAATGTATTCGGCATGAAAAAATTATTATTATGCAAGCTGCTAATACTGGTTTAACAGGAGGTTCCACACCAGATGGAAATAATTATGATCGAGAGATAGTTATAATAAACTGTCTTCATATTAAACAATTAATTTTAATTAATTCTGCTTCTCAAGTAATCGCATTGCCAGGTACTACTTTATATGATCTAGAAGAAAAATTATTGCCATTTCGTCGAGGACCGCATTCAGTAATTGGATCCTCCTGCATTGGCGCATCAGTTATTGGTGGAGTATGCAATAATTCAGGAGGAAATTTGGTTAATCGAGGACCTGCTTATACCGAGCTTTCGCTTTATGCAAGATTAAATGAGTTAGGAAAGTTAGAATTAGTGAATCATTTAGGCATAAATCTAGGTAAATCTCCCAGATCAATTTTTACAAATTTACAGGCTATTAATTTTAATATTCAGAACGTTCCTGATACAGAATCTTTAGCATCTGATAAGGAATACCAATTTCGTGTAAGAGATATTAATGCCAGTTCACCAGCTAGATTTAATTCAGATTCAAGACGCCTGTTTGAATCAAGTGGATGTGCAGGAAAAATCGCTGTTTTTGCTGTAAGACTTGACACTTTTCCACTTCCTGAAAGAGAAAAAGTTTTCTTTGTTGGTACAAATAATGCCGAACATTTGACGCATTTAAGAGAGAAAATATTGACAAATATGAATTCTTTGCCTGACATGGGAGAATATATGCACTTTAGTTACTTTGATGGATCTGCTAAGTATTGTAAAGACACTTTTTTGTTTCTAAAATATTTTGGAACTAAGTATTTACCTAAACTTTTAGAAGCCAAACGATATATAGATCAGTTAACAGGACAAGTAACTTTTCTACCAGAAAATATTTCAGATAGATTGATGCAATTTATAGCAGATATTCTTCCTAACCACCTGCCAATAAGGCTACTATCTTTCCGCAAGAAATTTAATTATTATATGTTGCTCTTGGCTAGTAATAACTCTATTGAAGAAATGAAACTATTATTAGATATTGAAACAGAAAAAAGTGAAGATTTTGAATATATAGAATGTACAGAGAGTGAAGGCAAAGATGCATTATTGCATAGATATGTTGCAGGAGCAGCTCCTGCTAGATATAAAATACTTAATCCGGACTTAGCAGGAGATCTACTACCTTTAGATATTGCATTTCCACGTAACTTTAAAGATTGGGATCAATTATTACCTCAGGATATTCTTAATGAAATGTCAGATTCATTTGAGATGGCGCATTTTCTTTGCATGGTATTCCACTTAGATTTTGTCGTTAAAAAAGGAGTCGATTCAAAATTATTAAAAGAAAAAATACTGAAATTCTTGGATTCAATAAATGCAAAATATCCTGCCGAACATAATGTTGGTCATTTATATAAGGCTGAAAAATCATTAGAAGTTTTTTATAGAGAACTTGATCCTACTAATACTTTTAACTCAGGTATAGGCAAAATGTCTAAGAGAAAAAATTACCAATAA